A stretch of the Massilia sp. W12 genome encodes the following:
- a CDS encoding two-component regulator propeller domain-containing protein: MRWHYVSDSVFQHLGPEQGLPHPLVTAIAEDSQGFLWFGTQGGLARWDGYRFQTYLPNPADPYSLPNNFVQTLLSDQAGRLWIGTLSGGLAYYDPKLDRFERVALQSGGKKHNMVSALAEDGQGGLWIGGSDGLWHMQNGRLSLYEEKDGLLHNHVRSLLRDAGGSLWIGTRKGLMRLMPGESKPHPHPLPEMAVQPHVSALAMSKNGEIWVGTVDQGVWLLHGKRIEKVLERAPGASQSQPLRENISSMMEIDAHRIWFGTYGNGIIEYDRASGVSHRIRYEAALPSSLASDAVLSMWKDRQGQMWVGGFRGVSRQLPQQEAFLTLFGAQTPTMRNQQINGPDVSAVGMAQDGVVLLSLQKNGLNLLDPVKNTIEWIREGLNERGEKIPLSGIFTFSPMRNQECWIGSNLGLFHFDYAKRKIQAVPLNAGMQLQVRAILAGEGGLWLGTDAGLQYFDLQTRTLRSIAGLKNFVINAMEFSRQGDIWLGTRNNGVVRYRPSDESVQEYPPEISNPQALAAGTVASLLFDRRGRLWVATLGGGIHVLEAPEKSRQFIRLTQYPGMREMMIAKLLEDSHGDIWASTINGLLQINPQQMRARPWRRADGVHIPGYWNDSGIAGPHGELLFGGQGGLTVVRPALLPKTGTAPTPLAVTGLRLGGKPERSSHLNLGQPQTLVLQPQGNSLALEFAALDFVAPERRNYAYRLEGYDSNWVEADSKVRQASYTNLSPGVYQLRLRSGVALNGNVEEWQEWTQTLPVRVLPDWHQSWWFYLLLLLGGAAAMVALVHGRTAILRRRQQELQAQVAERTMQLQARQQQLQNANQELHGANQALNQANAHLALSVETLRQLGDIGREITANLEDSNVFQALFMHVAQMMDAPCFAIYRLNQQAAVLELVFGQEDGKTLPMSSIALQSAESNIARVAREKREMYMRTTPDSAIPGHVNGTRLMHSALFAPLMVDERVLGVMSVQSARAEAYGEREQLIFRTLSAYGAIALANAMFLKALRQAQGQLVQQEKMASLGGLVAGIAHEINTPLGTTLTGISGALHAWQSLRTDLQQGRISKQQLEEQSAEGEEYAGIALRAGKRVAELVNTFMAIAVHEAGSSHSEKVDVAQYLQELLALACVALQARGCSITLEVEAGLQAEFIQEELTEALTRVLANVADHAFADPPYASRGPANRLTLHAWQNESRQLELHIVDNGCGIASQHMPHLFEPFFTTKSGNGGHIGLGLHVAYNHVTRGLKGSIQAHSTPGEGCEVVICIPQGGG, translated from the coding sequence ATGCGCTGGCATTATGTCAGCGACAGCGTGTTTCAACATCTCGGCCCGGAACAAGGCTTGCCGCATCCGCTGGTGACGGCGATTGCTGAAGACAGCCAGGGTTTTCTCTGGTTTGGCACGCAAGGCGGGCTGGCGCGCTGGGATGGTTACCGTTTTCAGACCTATCTGCCGAATCCGGCGGATCCATACAGTTTGCCGAATAATTTTGTGCAAACCCTGTTAAGCGATCAGGCCGGCCGCTTGTGGATAGGCACTTTAAGCGGCGGGCTGGCGTATTACGACCCCAAACTTGACCGCTTCGAGCGGGTGGCGCTGCAGTCCGGCGGCAAAAAACACAATATGGTCAGCGCCCTGGCGGAAGATGGGCAGGGCGGTTTGTGGATAGGCGGCAGCGACGGTTTATGGCATATGCAAAACGGACGCCTCAGTTTGTATGAGGAAAAAGACGGTTTATTGCATAACCATGTGCGCAGCCTGTTGCGCGACGCCGGCGGCAGCTTGTGGATAGGCACACGCAAAGGCTTGATGCGCTTAATGCCGGGCGAGAGCAAGCCGCACCCGCACCCGCTGCCGGAGATGGCGGTGCAGCCGCATGTGTCGGCGCTGGCGATGAGCAAAAATGGCGAAATCTGGGTCGGCACGGTTGATCAGGGGGTGTGGCTTTTGCATGGCAAACGGATTGAAAAAGTGCTGGAGCGCGCGCCCGGCGCGAGTCAGAGCCAGCCGCTGCGTGAAAACATTTCCAGCATGATGGAAATCGATGCGCACCGCATCTGGTTCGGCACCTATGGCAACGGGATTATCGAATACGACCGCGCCAGCGGCGTCAGCCACCGGATACGTTATGAAGCGGCGCTGCCGTCCAGTCTGGCCAGCGATGCCGTGCTGTCGATGTGGAAAGACCGCCAGGGCCAGATGTGGGTTGGCGGTTTTCGCGGCGTCAGCCGGCAGTTGCCGCAACAAGAGGCATTTTTGACCCTGTTCGGAGCGCAAACGCCGACCATGCGCAATCAGCAGATCAATGGCCCGGATGTCTCTGCGGTGGGGATGGCGCAAGATGGCGTGGTGCTCTTGAGCTTGCAAAAAAACGGCTTGAATCTGCTCGACCCGGTGAAAAACACGATTGAATGGATACGCGAAGGACTCAATGAACGCGGCGAAAAAATCCCGCTCTCCGGCATCTTCACCTTCAGCCCGATGCGCAATCAGGAATGCTGGATAGGCTCGAATCTGGGCTTGTTCCATTTCGATTACGCCAAGCGCAAAATTCAAGCGGTCCCCCTGAACGCCGGCATGCAATTGCAAGTCCGCGCCATTCTGGCAGGCGAGGGCGGTTTGTGGCTGGGCACAGACGCCGGCCTGCAATATTTTGATTTACAGACGCGCACCTTGCGCAGCATCGCCGGCCTTAAAAATTTCGTCATCAACGCCATGGAATTCAGCCGCCAGGGCGATATCTGGCTCGGCACGCGGAATAACGGTGTGGTGCGTTACCGTCCCTCGGATGAGAGCGTGCAGGAATATCCGCCCGAGATCAGCAATCCGCAAGCTTTGGCCGCCGGCACCGTGGCCAGCTTGCTGTTTGACCGGCGCGGGCGCTTGTGGGTGGCGACGCTGGGCGGCGGGATTCATGTATTGGAAGCGCCGGAAAAGAGCCGCCAGTTTATCCGCCTCACGCAATATCCCGGCATGCGTGAAATGATGATCGCCAAATTACTGGAAGACAGCCATGGCGATATCTGGGCCAGCACCATCAATGGCCTCTTGCAAATCAACCCGCAACAGATGCGCGCCCGTCCCTGGCGGCGCGCCGACGGGGTGCACATCCCAGGCTATTGGAATGATTCCGGCATCGCCGGCCCGCACGGAGAGTTGCTGTTCGGCGGGCAGGGCGGCTTGACCGTGGTGCGGCCTGCCTTGCTGCCCAAAACCGGAACCGCGCCGACGCCGCTGGCGGTGACGGGTTTGCGCCTTGGTGGCAAACCAGAGCGTTCCAGCCATTTGAATCTGGGGCAGCCGCAAACCCTGGTCTTGCAGCCGCAGGGCAACAGTCTGGCGCTGGAATTCGCCGCGCTCGATTTTGTCGCCCCTGAGCGGCGCAACTACGCCTACCGGCTGGAAGGCTATGACAGCAACTGGGTCGAAGCAGACAGCAAGGTGCGTCAGGCCAGTTACACCAATCTGTCCCCCGGTGTGTATCAGCTGCGCTTGCGCAGCGGCGTGGCTTTAAACGGCAATGTCGAAGAATGGCAGGAATGGACGCAGACTTTGCCGGTCCGGGTGTTGCCGGACTGGCATCAGAGCTGGTGGTTTTATCTGCTCTTGCTGCTGGGCGGGGCGGCAGCCATGGTGGCGCTGGTGCATGGCCGCACCGCCATCCTGCGCCGCCGCCAGCAGGAATTGCAAGCCCAGGTGGCCGAGCGCACCATGCAATTACAAGCGCGTCAGCAGCAATTGCAAAATGCGAATCAGGAATTGCACGGCGCCAATCAAGCCTTGAATCAAGCCAATGCGCATCTGGCCTTATCGGTAGAAACGCTGCGTCAATTGGGCGATATCGGGCGCGAAATCACCGCCAATCTGGAAGACAGCAATGTGTTCCAGGCGCTGTTTATGCATGTCGCGCAAATGATGGATGCGCCCTGTTTTGCGATCTACCGTTTAAATCAGCAAGCCGCCGTGCTGGAGCTGGTGTTTGGCCAGGAAGATGGCAAAACTCTGCCGATGAGCAGCATCGCGCTGCAGTCAGCCGAATCGAATATCGCCCGCGTGGCGCGCGAAAAACGCGAAATGTATATGCGCACCACGCCAGACAGCGCGATTCCCGGCCATGTGAATGGCACACGCCTGATGCACAGCGCTTTATTCGCCCCGCTGATGGTGGATGAACGCGTGCTGGGCGTGATGTCGGTGCAATCCGCGCGCGCCGAAGCATATGGCGAACGGGAACAATTGATTTTCCGCACCCTGTCCGCGTATGGCGCCATCGCGCTGGCCAACGCCATGTTCTTGAAAGCCTTGCGCCAGGCGCAGGGACAGTTGGTGCAACAGGAGAAAATGGCTTCGCTGGGCGGCCTGGTGGCCGGCATTGCGCACGAAATCAATACGCCGCTGGGCACCACTCTGACCGGGATTTCCGGCGCGCTGCACGCCTGGCAAAGTTTGCGCACTGACTTGCAGCAGGGACGCATCAGCAAGCAGCAATTGGAAGAGCAATCAGCCGAAGGCGAGGAGTACGCCGGCATTGCTTTGCGCGCCGGCAAACGGGTGGCCGAATTGGTCAACACCTTCATGGCGATTGCCGTGCATGAAGCCGGCTCCAGCCATAGCGAAAAAGTGGATGTCGCACAATATCTGCAAGAATTGCTGGCCTTGGCCTGCGTCGCTTTGCAAGCGCGCGGCTGCAGCATCACGCTGGAAGTTGAAGCCGGCCTGCAAGCCGAATTCATTCAGGAGGAATTGACCGAAGCCTTGACCCGGGTGCTGGCGAATGTGGCCGACCACGCTTTCGCCGATCCGCCTTACGCCAGCCGGGGGCCGGCCAATCGCCTGACCTTGCACGCCTGGCAAAACGAAAGCCGGCAACTCGAATTGCATATTGTCGATAACGGCTGCGGCATTGCTTCCCAGCATATGCCGCATTTATTCGAGCCGTTTTTCACCACCAAGAGCGGCAACGGCGGTCATATCGGCCTCGGCCTGCATGTCGCCTACAACCATGTCACACGCGGCCTGAAAGGCAGCATCCAGGCCCACAGCACGCCGGGCGAAGGCTGCGAAGTGGTGATTTGCATTCCACAGGGGGGAGGCTGA